One Uloborus diversus isolate 005 chromosome 7, Udiv.v.3.1, whole genome shotgun sequence genomic window, ttacgcatttttacaataactcgaaaagtttttggcgtatggtaataaataaggtatcaaattgttcagaataaaattatgcataacatatattttttccagaaaatcgaaaattcagAAGATTAAAGGTCTTTAGACCCCTTAAGCACCAATGGTAACCGCTCTGTGGAAGGATTATAAAAAGGGGacatatttttagaaaagaaaatatttaagtgcttctgaattcaaaattttgccTACAGTTTTAGATGATGAAGCAAATGTGTTCATATTTTTtcgcatgtaaaatgaaaaaatcgcaataatttttattcattctgttaaCTGTAAATAAACTTAAACTTATGATTACATGCACATAGTAACTAGGCATGAAAAATAATACAGTGACTGCCGCTTAAATGAATCATGTTTGGTCTCAACAGTTTTGATTCagtaaagtggctgattcaatgaAACGGCTATTTCaaaaaagctggattttgttttgtttttaacgaTTTGATTCAAAAAAGCGGTTGATAcaactaaccactgattcaaataaccggcgtccactgttatagctatatgaaaaaaaaaaacttgttacatagtaatcaaatgaaattttaaaaataccatttgtGGACTACTACTTTATAACCCCCTCTACTCTCTGAGAGTTGAATGTTGAAACACTACAACAAATCCATTCTATGTACCATATTGTTACGTTACTTGCTGTCTCATACTCATAATCAATGCAATTGTGAACCAAGATCTGACTTTTCAACACCCGATAACAGAACGCTTTACTCTAACGCTAGATACTAAAACGATCAATACGCAGGGGTGCTCCTTTATAGACTTTAGTTATCAAGATAGATGAAAAAATCCCGGAGTAACCAACTTATGGAGACTTATTGGCGCGTAACTTAACGTAACCAACTTATGGAAAGCGTAACTTAAAGGATGAGTTGAGCGAAAATGGATTGTGTGAAtacttcaacttattttttttttcaacaacaaggAAAATGAGGTTAATCTCAGTTGGGTCAACTGTGGGTCAGTTTTCAAATTTGTGCAACAGAGGCAATTTGCAACTGTGTGCAAATGAAGCCATTTGCAACTATGTGCAACTGAGGTCATTTGTAACTGTGTGCAACTGAGGCAATTTGCAACTGTGTGTAACTGAGGCCATTTGTAACTTTGTGCAACTGAGGCCATTTGCAACTGTGTGCAACTGAGACCATTTGCAACTGTGTGCAACTGAGGCCATTTGCAACTGTGTGCAACTAAGGTCATTGGCAAATGTGTGGAGCAGATTTCACCACACAGTGGTGAGATGGTTGTGTGGAGCAGATTGCAGGAGGCAATTTGCTACTGTGTGCTGGCAAATGTCTCCGAGACAATTTGCAACTGTAAGTAGCAGTGCCGTACCTAAAGAGTCTAGAGTCCCTGGCGAACTTTagggataatgctccccctcctcgAATCATTTCATGGAAAATCAATAAAACCAATGGCAGtagcaattcattatgaaacaCACACAACCCCTATAAAGATTATGGTTAAACATTGTTGAGAAAAGTCGGAGATCGTTGCATGTTGCATCTCATCAGGAATGTTTTACTTACCGTAACGATGTTCAACAAACGTTCCGGCATGTTGGAGAGCCACAAGACCAAAACCAGAGTCAAAACTTTCAGCCAGAAGAATTTTAAAACCAAGCATATACTTATGACAATGATTCCAATGCTTAGAGCCACGTACATCCTCATGCTCACGAAATGCTTCACTTCGCGGAGAAGGGAAGTCTCGGTAAGTTGCAGGGCAGTCGTTAGTTTTATCACGCTTGCCATGGCCGTTCTGTCTCCAGTACTGAACACGACGCCTTTTCCATAACCTGGCAgaagaaacaaatataaaataaatttaagtactAATTAAAAGGGACAAGCaacggtaaaattaaaaatttcaaagaacccCGACTGaatcgcaactgtagaatcaagagggttaattgaaactccttttaaaaaccacatattattaaaaatcattgtcaagtattttatttgctattgaatacaaactggcaacagataaaaattttaaatcattgcttttaatttccttgtcggccaacaatgaattcagtaTCAATcgcgtaaataaaaacttagccGTTATTGAAATCTACTTTGAAAAAACGTTATAaatcgaattctatgaaacatggaagttccaaacacattctatcacacgcagaaaaaaattctctttattttggtattaaattaaaaaggaattaactatgttttcactgaaaaaatcgtgaaaaaccttttagaggtttgtAATTAATATCCTCGTTAGctaaggtttttaattaatatcttcgtcaactaatgtcatccaaagatgcaacctagctaagaacactctcgatcaaatctcctttcgattttttttttttttcaaaatcggttcatccgtttaggcgttagagtgccacagacagacacacagatacacagacacacaaacacatcaaACTAATAACCCCCTTCCATTGTATGTTGGgggttaaaaataataagcagaagcagaatacaagaaaatttttaaaagaaaaataccaaTACCTTTTCCGGAGCAAAAGATCAACTTTTGCTCCCCAAAAGAGTACCAACAAGTTGATTGATTTTTATGCTTAGTATTCAAGAAACACTTGTAATTGCAATCAAACAACATTTTTACTATctataaatgaattttatttcttaGCGGTAGCCGCACgactttgtccgtaatagaaaaattaaaaggtcttttggttcgcctgtatatttacaaataatgtatcgtgaatttctcgccaattggcatgtacccacgttacggttccacgttatgaaaatttcgtatctcgccacatcgaattttcaaaaaatcgcttcgaggtgcacattcccatgatacaaactaactttttgccaaatttcatgaaaatcggccaaacggtctaggcgctatgcgcgtcacagagatcctgacagacagacagacagagagactttcagcttcatcaTTAGCAAAGAAGTAAGGTTTTGAAAACTAACTTATGGAAAAATGACAGTTTA contains:
- the LOC129226699 gene encoding sodium/potassium-transporting ATPase subunit alpha-2-like → MAACIGKFAKVIRDGKMILVQEKTLVAGDIAIVEAGDIVPADMLVIEAENLRVDCSSLTGSEDVEFKSHKLSSMDPLETENLIFYGTRCVEGYGKGVVFSTGDRTAMASVIKLTTALQLTETSLLREVKHFVSMRMYVALSIGIIVISICLVLKFFWLKVLTLVLVLWLSNMPERLLNIVTLTE